One genomic region from Solwaraspora sp. WMMD792 encodes:
- a CDS encoding branched-chain amino acid ABC transporter substrate-binding protein, producing MRTLLRPTAVLGLLSVLTGCVAAGGEQTAPASACGSRIAVLGPLSGDSADLGGNVRDGARLAFDQYRAEHPDCPVELVEFDSQGDPKQAPALAQQIVNDARIIGVVGPGFSGEAEAALPILDQGGVATITTSATRTELSERGWSTFHRLVGNDAAQGRAAGRYIDQALGGTAVFVVDDGGAYGQGLADQVAAGLGAKVVQRATVAAGATDFSAVVGQIRSADADVVFYGGYYAEAGRLRRQLRAADIPATFVAGDGAKADGFLREAGDDAETGVVITCPCLPPERAGAEFPQRYRERFGVDPGTNSAESYDAATVFLAGIQAGHGDRAAMAAFVDDYDAPGVTTRIAWTGTGELVASSVVVWAFRVQQGRFVAERSIPAS from the coding sequence GTGCGCACGTTGCTGCGGCCGACGGCGGTGCTCGGCCTGCTGTCGGTGCTGACCGGATGCGTCGCGGCCGGCGGCGAGCAGACGGCACCGGCCAGCGCCTGCGGCAGCCGCATCGCGGTCCTCGGCCCGCTCTCCGGTGACTCGGCCGACCTCGGCGGCAACGTCCGCGACGGCGCCCGCCTGGCCTTCGACCAGTACCGGGCGGAGCATCCGGACTGCCCGGTGGAGCTGGTCGAGTTCGATTCGCAGGGCGACCCGAAGCAGGCCCCCGCGCTGGCCCAGCAGATCGTCAACGACGCCCGCATCATCGGGGTGGTCGGTCCGGGTTTCTCCGGCGAGGCCGAAGCGGCACTGCCGATCCTCGACCAGGGTGGCGTCGCCACCATCACCACCTCGGCGACCCGTACCGAACTGAGCGAACGCGGCTGGTCCACCTTTCACCGGCTGGTCGGCAACGACGCCGCGCAGGGGCGTGCCGCCGGTCGGTACATCGACCAGGCGCTGGGCGGCACGGCGGTGTTCGTCGTCGACGACGGCGGGGCGTACGGCCAGGGGCTGGCCGACCAGGTGGCCGCCGGACTCGGCGCCAAGGTGGTGCAGCGGGCGACGGTCGCCGCCGGTGCGACCGACTTCAGCGCGGTCGTCGGGCAGATCCGTTCCGCCGACGCCGACGTGGTCTTCTACGGCGGCTACTACGCGGAAGCCGGTCGGCTGCGCCGACAGCTCCGCGCGGCCGACATCCCGGCGACCTTCGTCGCCGGTGACGGGGCGAAGGCGGACGGCTTTCTCCGCGAGGCCGGCGACGACGCCGAGACCGGGGTGGTGATCACCTGCCCCTGCCTGCCGCCGGAGCGGGCCGGGGCCGAGTTCCCGCAGCGCTACCGGGAACGCTTCGGGGTGGATCCGGGCACCAACTCCGCCGAGTCGTACGACGCGGCGACGGTGTTCCTCGCCGGAATCCAGGCCGGACACGGAGACCGGGCCGCGATGGCCGCGTTCGTCGACGACTACGACGCGCCCGGGGTCACCACCCGGATCGCCTGGACCGGCACCGGCGAGCTGGTGGCGTCGTCGGTGGTGGTCTGGGCGTTCCGCGTCCAGCAGGGCCGGTTCGTGGCGGAGCGGTCCATCCCGGCAAGTTGA
- a CDS encoding peptidase, with amino-acid sequence MTRRTFRLTRTGLAVGAAGAAVLLVATPAAADGPTPAPVEATLTKAGTSFLTAAAVHIDQPVRVSAATGEYLYWSFPAQAGQTSSIAATVTLADPATRSGASTWTIDVFDGLRRRQPCTAGMQAPVGSATDRQVRAGCVLRQVRAWAEPWSADPLPGTYYVRLSVTDLPEQDLGLPVQVELRVSADVSGDTSPEGGRLAAPLTPTVRQGAVLTSAADGTDTADGTDTADGTDTADAAGQVSEESWWDGVVGWFSGWLPGLTSRWIWTVAGGVLAAVGGVVGFGLTRRPRRRTGPAAAG; translated from the coding sequence TTGACCCGTCGTACATTCCGGCTGACCCGCACCGGCCTGGCCGTCGGCGCCGCTGGCGCCGCCGTCCTTCTCGTCGCGACCCCGGCGGCGGCCGACGGCCCCACCCCGGCACCGGTGGAGGCCACTCTCACCAAGGCCGGTACGTCGTTCCTCACCGCTGCGGCGGTCCACATCGACCAGCCGGTTCGGGTCTCCGCCGCGACCGGCGAGTACCTGTACTGGTCGTTCCCGGCCCAGGCCGGGCAGACCAGCTCGATCGCGGCGACCGTGACCCTCGCCGATCCGGCGACGCGCAGCGGCGCGTCGACCTGGACCATCGACGTGTTCGACGGGCTGCGCCGCCGCCAGCCGTGCACCGCGGGCATGCAGGCGCCCGTCGGATCCGCCACCGACCGGCAGGTACGGGCGGGCTGCGTACTGCGGCAGGTCCGGGCCTGGGCGGAGCCGTGGTCCGCCGATCCACTACCCGGCACCTACTACGTCCGACTCTCCGTCACCGACCTGCCGGAGCAGGACCTCGGTCTGCCGGTGCAGGTCGAGCTGCGGGTGAGCGCCGACGTGTCGGGCGACACCAGCCCGGAGGGCGGCCGGCTGGCGGCGCCGCTGACGCCGACCGTACGGCAGGGGGCGGTGCTCACCAGCGCGGCCGACGGCACCGACACGGCCGACGGCACCGACACGGCCGACGGCACCGATACGGCCGACGCCGCCGGACAGGTCAGCGAAGAGTCCTGGTGGGATGGTGTCGTCGGCTGGTTCAGCGGCTGGTTGCCCGGCCTGACGAGTCGGTGGATCTGGACGGTGGCCGGTGGTGTACTGGCCGCCGTCGGTGGCGTGGTCGGCTTCGGGCTGACCCGCCGGCCGCGCCGCCGGACCGGCCCCGCCGCAGCCGGCTGA
- the tnpA gene encoding IS200/IS605 family transposase, protein MVELRGIRTGRHCTFAMHVHLVFVTKFRHNVFADRHLTRMEAIMRDVCADFEAELVEFNGGHNHVHLLVNFPPKVAVARLVNSLKGVSSRRLRQEFPDLARHYYRANKLWSGSYFAGSVGGAPLSVIKQYIEQQNRPG, encoded by the coding sequence ATGGTCGAACTTCGAGGCATCCGCACCGGCAGGCACTGCACTTTCGCGATGCATGTCCACTTGGTTTTCGTAACGAAGTTCCGGCACAACGTGTTCGCCGACCGGCACCTGACCCGGATGGAGGCGATCATGCGAGACGTGTGCGCCGACTTCGAGGCCGAACTGGTCGAGTTCAACGGCGGCCACAACCACGTCCACCTGCTGGTCAACTTCCCGCCCAAGGTCGCCGTGGCCAGGCTGGTCAACAGCCTCAAAGGGGTCTCCTCGCGCCGCCTCCGGCAGGAGTTCCCCGACCTGGCACGCCACTACTACCGGGCCAACAAACTCTGGTCCGGCTCGTACTTCGCCGGGTCTGTCGGCGGCGCACCGTTGAGCGTCATCAAGCAGTACATCGAGCAGCAGAACCGTCCCGGTTAA
- a CDS encoding HAMP domain-containing sensor histidine kinase encodes MNRRDRRGGKPLQTADRLRNLRIRITLLVMAINVVGLAGMGAVALLVDGRQRDEVVAAELRRTASTAAALLYYESGALQLDKLFDNAVANGTTAVYVYEAGRTDLSLVFAYPARLPVVPPDNLLAPARTVWTSGTELAGGVGDTAGTPTPLLAVPFEHAVTGAVAGAVVVLGDTGPAETANRRLALALVAGGVSFTALACAGGYLLARRGTEPIADALNQQERFVADAAHELRTPLTVIRAVSETALAEPQRRPAALRQVVRSADRLADSVSVLLTRAQLVAGLRDLRREPFRLDQLAEEVLTDTVVAPHRAVPVTEAVVAYGDPALVRIALRNLIQNAVQHGRAADQPAEIRLEVTGGPPTVRVRDHGTGLSEAVAAAPEQRFRSGTEDGTGLGLAIASWVAQLHGGQLRLVNAEGGGAEARLRLPGGQGG; translated from the coding sequence GTGAACCGCCGCGACCGGCGGGGCGGCAAGCCGCTGCAGACCGCTGACCGGCTGCGTAACCTGCGGATCCGGATCACGCTGCTGGTGATGGCGATCAACGTGGTCGGCCTGGCCGGAATGGGTGCCGTCGCGTTGCTGGTCGACGGACGGCAGCGGGACGAGGTGGTCGCCGCCGAGCTGCGGCGTACCGCCAGCACCGCCGCCGCCCTGCTCTACTACGAGTCCGGGGCGCTGCAACTCGACAAACTGTTCGACAACGCGGTCGCCAACGGCACCACCGCCGTCTACGTCTACGAGGCCGGCCGAACCGACCTCAGCCTGGTCTTCGCGTACCCGGCCAGGCTGCCGGTCGTCCCGCCGGACAACCTGCTCGCACCGGCCCGGACGGTCTGGACCTCCGGCACCGAGCTCGCCGGCGGAGTCGGCGACACCGCCGGTACCCCCACCCCGCTGCTCGCCGTACCGTTCGAGCACGCCGTCACCGGGGCGGTGGCCGGCGCCGTCGTGGTGCTCGGCGACACCGGGCCGGCCGAGACCGCCAACCGGCGGCTGGCCCTGGCCCTGGTCGCCGGCGGCGTCAGCTTCACCGCGCTGGCCTGCGCCGGCGGTTACCTGCTCGCCCGCCGCGGCACCGAGCCCATCGCCGACGCGCTCAACCAGCAGGAACGGTTCGTCGCCGACGCCGCGCACGAGTTGCGCACCCCGTTGACCGTGATCCGTGCCGTCTCCGAGACCGCGCTGGCCGAGCCGCAGCGCCGCCCGGCGGCGCTGCGCCAGGTGGTGCGCTCCGCCGACCGGCTCGCCGACTCGGTCTCCGTCCTGCTCACCCGGGCCCAGCTCGTCGCCGGCCTGCGCGACCTGCGCCGCGAGCCGTTTCGCCTGGACCAACTGGCCGAGGAGGTGCTGACCGACACCGTCGTCGCGCCGCACCGGGCGGTGCCGGTCACCGAGGCGGTGGTGGCGTACGGCGATCCGGCGCTGGTCCGGATCGCGCTGCGCAACCTGATTCAGAACGCGGTCCAGCACGGTCGGGCCGCCGACCAGCCGGCCGAGATCCGGCTCGAGGTCACCGGCGGACCGCCGACGGTACGGGTACGCGACCACGGCACCGGGCTCAGCGAAGCCGTCGCCGCCGCGCCTGAGCAGCGGTTCCGCAGCGGCACCGAGGACGGCACCGGGCTCGGGCTGGCCATCGCCAGCTGGGTGGCGCAACTGCACGGCGGGCAACTGCGGCTGGTCAACGCCGAAGGCGGCGGTGCCGAGGCCCGGCTGCGGCTGCCCGGCGGTCAGGGCGGGTAG
- a CDS encoding TrkA family potassium uptake protein, whose amino-acid sequence MRDDDSPVGPPDADSVVVIGLGRFGGQVAQSLLRLGHDVLGIDEHPKRVHRWSERLPRVVEADSTDDQALRQCGVADYPRAVVGIGSDVEASILTVVALTELGVPEVWAKAITAKHGRILASVGAHHVIFPEAAMGDRVAHLLASRMLDFIEFDDGFAIAKVCAPPDAAGRTLAESRLRQRYGITVVGIKERDRQLRYAGPETLIPPDALLIVAGATTAVQQFGR is encoded by the coding sequence ATGAGAGATGACGATTCCCCGGTCGGGCCGCCGGACGCCGACAGCGTGGTGGTGATCGGCCTCGGCCGGTTCGGTGGTCAGGTCGCCCAGTCTCTGCTCCGTCTCGGCCACGACGTGCTGGGCATCGACGAGCACCCCAAACGGGTGCACCGCTGGTCCGAGCGGCTGCCGAGGGTGGTCGAGGCGGATTCGACCGATGACCAGGCGTTGCGCCAGTGTGGCGTCGCCGACTACCCCCGCGCGGTGGTCGGCATCGGCTCGGACGTCGAGGCCAGCATCCTCACCGTGGTGGCGCTGACCGAGCTGGGTGTCCCGGAGGTCTGGGCGAAGGCGATCACCGCCAAGCACGGCCGGATCCTCGCCTCGGTCGGCGCGCACCATGTGATCTTTCCGGAGGCGGCGATGGGTGACCGGGTGGCCCACCTGCTGGCCAGTCGGATGCTCGACTTCATCGAGTTCGACGACGGGTTCGCCATCGCCAAGGTCTGCGCCCCACCGGACGCCGCCGGCCGGACGTTGGCCGAGTCCCGGCTACGTCAGCGGTACGGCATCACGGTGGTCGGGATCAAGGAGCGGGACCGGCAGCTGAGGTACGCGGGACCTGAGACGTTGATCCCGCCGGATGCGCTGCTGATCGTCGCCGGGGCGACCACGGCGGTTCAGCAGTTCGGCCGGTGA
- a CDS encoding VWA domain-containing protein, translating to MIIRRTAQAVLIGLLGVIILPGTPPAGADETTENLRMQLVLDVSGSMREPDMNGQTRMAVAQRAFNEVVDAVPAGTDLGIRVLGATYPGDDKALGCQDTQQIVPVGPVDRDQAKAAIASLRPTGFTPIGLALREAAKDLGSGETARRIVLITDGEDTCAPPDPCDVARELAAQGTRLIVDTLGLTLDDKVRQQLVCIAGATGGTYTTAQSADQLADRINQLVDRAQDTYTQTPELVTGSTDCTAAPLLAAGVYTDRERFEEHRWYRVPIRADQELRASVSIALDRPVNRDYGILLRAVHPNGRELVRGTDAGSGRTDVLSTGLRWSAGPEDDRTDDTDRADDTDRADDADGTADLAGTPSAAAPTAAGVEPPPSEVCLVVSNSFAAAGGAGDAPGMPIELTVDLVAASPTPESPGLGRGWLLLIVLSLAGLVTGVFAGWLTRWWTTVWKES from the coding sequence GTGATCATCCGACGTACCGCCCAGGCTGTCCTGATCGGACTACTGGGCGTCATCATCCTGCCCGGAACCCCGCCCGCCGGTGCCGACGAGACCACCGAGAACCTGCGGATGCAGCTGGTCCTGGACGTCAGCGGCTCGATGCGGGAGCCCGACATGAACGGCCAGACCCGGATGGCCGTCGCCCAACGCGCGTTCAACGAGGTCGTCGACGCCGTGCCGGCCGGCACCGACCTGGGCATCCGGGTCCTCGGTGCCACCTACCCCGGCGACGACAAGGCACTCGGCTGCCAGGACACCCAGCAGATCGTGCCGGTCGGGCCGGTCGACCGCGACCAGGCGAAGGCCGCGATCGCCAGCCTGCGGCCCACCGGCTTCACCCCGATCGGGCTGGCGCTGCGGGAGGCGGCCAAGGATCTCGGCTCTGGTGAGACCGCCCGCCGCATCGTTCTGATCACCGACGGTGAGGACACCTGCGCCCCACCCGACCCGTGTGACGTCGCCCGGGAACTCGCCGCCCAGGGCACCCGGCTGATCGTCGACACGCTCGGCCTCACCCTCGACGACAAGGTCCGCCAGCAGCTGGTCTGCATCGCCGGGGCCACCGGCGGCACGTACACCACCGCGCAGAGCGCCGACCAGCTCGCCGACCGGATCAACCAGCTGGTCGACCGGGCCCAGGACACCTACACCCAGACCCCGGAGCTGGTCACCGGCAGCACCGACTGCACGGCGGCACCACTGCTCGCGGCCGGCGTCTACACCGACCGGGAACGCTTCGAGGAGCACCGCTGGTACCGCGTACCGATCCGAGCGGACCAGGAGCTGCGCGCCTCGGTGAGCATCGCGCTGGACCGCCCGGTGAACCGGGACTACGGGATCCTGCTCCGCGCGGTCCATCCCAACGGCCGTGAACTGGTCCGGGGTACCGACGCCGGCAGCGGCCGGACCGACGTACTGTCCACCGGCCTGCGCTGGTCCGCCGGCCCGGAAGACGACCGGACCGACGACACCGACCGGGCCGACGACACCGACCGGGCCGACGACGCCGATGGAACTGCTGACCTGGCCGGTACTCCGTCCGCCGCCGCGCCGACGGCCGCCGGCGTGGAACCACCGCCCTCCGAGGTCTGCCTGGTGGTCAGCAACTCGTTCGCCGCCGCCGGCGGGGCCGGTGACGCCCCGGGCATGCCGATCGAGCTCACCGTCGATCTGGTGGCCGCCTCCCCCACCCCGGAAAGCCCGGGCCTGGGCCGCGGCTGGCTGCTGCTGATCGTGCTCAGCCTCGCGGGGCTGGTCACCGGAGTCTTCGCCGGCTGGCTGACCCGCTGGTGGACCACTGTCTGGAAGGAGAGCTGA
- a CDS encoding response regulator transcription factor — MRVLVVEDDPEVRSAVVTALRSGGFAVDQAADWSQADLSMSINDYDCLVLDRILPEGDSLHQLGHRRRAGLTTPALVLTALDSAGDRIAGFQAGVDDYVVKPFVTAELVLRVRALCRRRGATTPPLLRVADLEVDAARREVRRAGVLLTLTRKEFAVLEMLLVRRPAVVSRSDLFEHCWDELADPSSNVVDAVVAQLRRKLGEPQLIHTVRGVGYRVGGAPS; from the coding sequence ATGCGGGTGCTGGTGGTCGAGGACGACCCCGAGGTACGCAGCGCCGTCGTCACCGCGCTGCGCTCCGGCGGATTCGCCGTCGACCAGGCGGCCGACTGGAGCCAGGCCGACCTGAGCATGAGCATCAACGACTACGACTGCCTGGTGCTCGACCGGATCCTTCCGGAAGGCGACTCACTGCACCAGCTCGGCCACCGACGGCGGGCCGGGCTCACCACACCGGCCCTGGTGCTCACCGCGCTGGACAGCGCCGGGGACCGGATCGCCGGCTTCCAGGCCGGTGTCGACGACTACGTGGTGAAGCCGTTCGTCACCGCCGAACTGGTGCTGCGGGTCCGGGCGCTCTGCCGACGCCGCGGCGCAACCACCCCGCCGCTGTTGCGGGTGGCGGATCTGGAGGTCGACGCCGCCCGCCGGGAGGTGCGCCGCGCCGGCGTCCTGCTGACGCTCACCCGCAAGGAGTTCGCCGTACTGGAGATGCTGCTGGTCCGGCGCCCGGCGGTGGTCAGCCGGAGCGACCTGTTCGAACACTGCTGGGACGAGCTCGCCGACCCCAGCTCGAACGTGGTGGACGCGGTGGTCGCCCAGCTGCGCCGCAAGCTCGGCGAGCCGCAGCTGATCCACACCGTACGCGGGGTCGGCTACCGGGTCGGCGGGGCGCCGTCGTGA
- a CDS encoding glycoside hydrolase family 65 protein, with product MIRERAYPVEPWHVRETRLDFDILAQSESVFALANGHVGFRGNLDEGEPHGLPGTYLNSFYELRPLPYAEAGYGFPESGQTLVNVTNGKPIRLLIDDEPFDVRYGDLLSHERVLDLRAGLLDRRLEWRSPAGRTARVRSTRLVSFTQRAVAAICFEVEAVDEPLRIIVQSELVANEELPAQSKDPRVAAVLETPLQAEERLVQPDGGLLIHRTKASGLRMAAAMGHEIDGPGEVSVSTEGFDDWVRTTVSCLLEPGQRLRMVKLLTYGWSSQRSLPALRDQVGAALAGARISGWEGLCAEQRKYLDDFWGHSDVRVDGDPEIQQAVRFGLFHVLQAGARAEQRPIAAKGLTGPGYDGHAFWDTEMFVLPVLTYTQPGAVASVLRWRHSTLDQARERARMLGLNGAAFPWRTIRGQECSAYWPAGTAAFHVAADIADAVRRYVHATGDVEFEREIGLELLVETARLWRSLGHHDRHGRFHIDGVTGPDEYTAVVDDNIYTNLMAQRNLLTAADCALRYADRAWVLGVDDEETAAWRDAALSMHVPYDDELGVHPQSAGFTRHQEWDFAGTPQDHYPLLLHYPYFDLYRKQVVKQADLALAMHWRGDAFTEEEKARNFAYYERRTVRDSSLSACTQSVIAAETGHLELAHDYMGEAALMDLHDINRNTRDGIHVAALAGAWLALVAGFGGMRDHGGELAFAPRLPQRINRLEFAMMWRGLRLRVAVQHDEVTYSLRDVDPNATVDLTHHGESITVAADKPVTRAIPPAGPVGPPPQQPTGRSPVRRSARTD from the coding sequence AGACGCTGGTCAACGTCACCAACGGCAAACCGATCCGGCTGCTGATCGACGACGAACCGTTCGACGTGCGCTACGGCGACCTGCTCTCCCACGAGCGGGTGCTCGACCTGCGGGCCGGTCTGCTGGACCGTCGGCTGGAGTGGCGCTCGCCGGCCGGGCGTACCGCCCGGGTCCGTAGCACCCGGCTGGTGTCGTTCACCCAACGGGCGGTCGCGGCGATCTGCTTCGAGGTGGAGGCGGTCGACGAGCCGTTGCGCATCATCGTGCAGTCCGAGCTGGTCGCCAACGAGGAGCTGCCGGCACAGAGCAAGGACCCGCGCGTCGCGGCGGTGCTGGAGACGCCGCTGCAGGCCGAGGAGCGGCTGGTACAGCCCGACGGCGGGCTGCTCATTCACCGGACCAAGGCCAGCGGGCTGCGGATGGCGGCGGCGATGGGGCACGAGATCGACGGCCCCGGCGAGGTGTCGGTCAGCACCGAGGGTTTCGACGACTGGGTCCGGACCACCGTCTCCTGCCTGCTGGAGCCGGGGCAGCGGCTGCGGATGGTGAAGCTGCTGACGTACGGCTGGTCCAGTCAGCGCTCGTTGCCGGCGCTGCGCGACCAGGTCGGCGCGGCGTTGGCCGGCGCCCGGATCTCCGGCTGGGAAGGGCTCTGCGCCGAGCAGCGCAAGTACCTCGACGACTTCTGGGGCCACTCGGACGTGCGGGTGGACGGCGACCCGGAGATCCAGCAGGCGGTCCGGTTCGGGCTGTTCCACGTCCTGCAGGCCGGTGCCCGAGCCGAGCAGCGGCCGATCGCGGCGAAAGGGCTGACCGGACCGGGGTACGACGGGCACGCCTTCTGGGACACCGAGATGTTCGTGCTGCCGGTGCTGACCTACACCCAGCCGGGGGCGGTCGCCTCGGTGCTGCGCTGGCGGCACTCGACCCTGGACCAGGCGCGGGAGCGGGCCCGGATGCTCGGGCTCAACGGGGCGGCGTTCCCGTGGCGGACCATCCGTGGCCAGGAGTGCTCGGCGTACTGGCCGGCCGGCACGGCCGCGTTCCACGTGGCGGCGGACATCGCCGACGCGGTCCGGCGGTACGTGCACGCCACCGGGGACGTCGAGTTCGAGCGGGAGATCGGCCTCGAACTGCTGGTGGAGACCGCCCGGTTGTGGCGTTCGCTGGGCCACCACGACCGGCACGGCCGGTTCCACATCGACGGGGTGACCGGGCCGGACGAGTACACCGCCGTGGTCGACGACAACATCTACACCAACCTGATGGCGCAGCGGAACCTGCTGACCGCCGCCGACTGCGCGCTGCGCTACGCCGACCGGGCCTGGGTGCTCGGCGTCGACGACGAGGAGACCGCGGCCTGGCGGGACGCGGCGCTGTCGATGCACGTCCCGTACGACGACGAGCTGGGTGTGCACCCGCAGTCGGCCGGGTTCACCCGGCACCAGGAGTGGGACTTCGCCGGCACCCCGCAGGACCACTATCCGCTGCTGCTGCACTACCCGTACTTCGATCTGTACCGCAAGCAGGTGGTCAAGCAGGCCGACCTGGCGCTGGCGATGCACTGGCGGGGCGACGCGTTCACCGAGGAGGAGAAGGCCCGCAACTTCGCCTACTACGAGCGGCGTACGGTGCGGGACTCGTCGTTGTCGGCGTGCACCCAGTCGGTGATCGCCGCGGAGACCGGCCATCTGGAGCTCGCCCACGACTACATGGGTGAGGCCGCGTTGATGGACCTGCACGACATCAACCGCAACACCCGCGACGGCATCCACGTGGCCGCCCTGGCCGGGGCGTGGCTCGCGCTGGTCGCTGGCTTCGGGGGGATGCGTGACCACGGCGGGGAGCTGGCCTTCGCTCCCCGGCTGCCACAGCGGATCAACCGGCTGGAGTTCGCCATGATGTGGCGGGGCCTGCGGCTGCGGGTGGCGGTCCAGCACGACGAGGTGACCTACTCGCTGCGCGACGTCGACCCCAACGCCACCGTTGACCTGACCCACCACGGCGAATCGATCACGGTGGCTGCGGACAAGCCGGTCACCCGGGCGATCCCGCCGGCCGGCCCGGTCGGTCCGCCGCCGCAGCAGCCGACCGGCCGGTCACCGGTACGCCGGTCGGCGCGTACCGACTGA
- a CDS encoding cellulose binding domain-containing protein, which translates to MISTTPDYAITIGGLGPSQTYQFWVYALDAAGNRSPASPSLRLTMPPGDDQPPTAPSALTTTTIGADSVTLRWQPSVDNVYVAWYEVLRVDPDGSTTPVATAPQHPPTGPTARVGALRPQTAYTFVVRAHDDAGNTSPPSEPLTVRTLPAAPVCEVSYQVVNHWPGALQAQLTIHNAGPAVIDGWTLRWTFPGDQQISHLWGAEPVDLIPPDITVTNTPWNSRIPASGSVQLGFVLRYSADNTPPTDFLLNGDRCTSSG; encoded by the coding sequence GTGATCAGCACGACCCCCGACTACGCGATCACCATCGGCGGGCTGGGGCCGTCGCAGACGTACCAGTTCTGGGTGTACGCGCTCGACGCCGCCGGCAACCGTTCGCCGGCCAGCCCGAGCCTGCGCCTGACCATGCCGCCCGGCGACGACCAGCCACCCACCGCGCCCAGCGCGCTGACCACCACCACGATCGGCGCCGACTCGGTCACCCTGCGGTGGCAGCCGTCCGTCGACAACGTCTACGTCGCCTGGTACGAGGTGCTGCGAGTCGACCCTGACGGCTCCACCACCCCGGTGGCGACCGCCCCGCAACACCCGCCGACCGGACCGACCGCCCGGGTCGGCGCACTGCGGCCGCAGACCGCGTACACCTTCGTGGTGCGGGCCCACGACGACGCCGGCAACACGTCACCACCGTCCGAGCCACTGACCGTGCGGACCCTGCCGGCGGCACCGGTCTGCGAGGTCAGCTATCAGGTGGTGAACCACTGGCCCGGAGCCCTCCAGGCCCAGCTGACCATCCACAACGCCGGACCGGCCGTGATCGACGGCTGGACCCTGCGCTGGACCTTCCCCGGCGACCAGCAGATCAGCCACCTGTGGGGCGCCGAACCGGTCGACCTGATCCCGCCGGACATCACCGTCACCAACACGCCGTGGAACAGCCGGATCCCGGCCAGCGGCAGCGTACAACTCGGTTTCGTGCTCAGGTACTCGGCGGACAACACGCCGCCCACGGACTTCCTGCTCAACGGCGACCGGTGCACGTCCTCGGGTTGA